The Salvia miltiorrhiza cultivar Shanhuang (shh) chromosome 1, IMPLAD_Smil_shh, whole genome shotgun sequence genome has a window encoding:
- the LOC131017599 gene encoding (+)-neomenthol dehydrogenase-like isoform X2, translating into MELNHPPTRCAVVTGANKGIGFETVRQLAAAGVTVVLTARNEKRGVEAVNLLQQSGLSNVLFHQLDVQDAHSIHSLAQFIQTQFQSLDILVNNAAATGVEVDEDGLRARNINLETWLAGKAMNVIQDVMKTTYEAAKKCIQTNYYGVKNVTEALLPLLQRSTSGARIVNVTSVSGVLSRIPDEQRREELGDIENLTEEKIDKILEQFLQDVQRDAIEANGWHKKLPAYSISKVTLNAYTRLVAKKHPNMYVNCVHPGYVDTDLNWHTGPMTVEDGARGPVMLALLPDGGPTGCYFDQTNVAHF; encoded by the exons ATGGAGCTCAATCACCCACCCACGCG ATGCGCGGTGGTCACCGGAGCAAACAAGGGCATTGGTTTCGAGACAGTCCGGCAGCTGGCGGCGGCTGGCGTCACCGTGGTTTTGACGGCCAGAAATGAGAAGCGGGGCGTGGAAGCCGTCAACCTGCTGCAACAATCGGGTCTCTCCAATGTACTATTCCATCAGCTTGACGTACAAGATGCCCACAGCATACACTCCCTCGCCCAATTCATCCAAACGCAATTCCAAAGCCTCGATATTTTG GTTAACAATGCTGCAGCTACTGGGGTAGAAGTTGATGAAGATGGCCTGAGGGCTAGAAATATCAACCTCGAAACATGG CTAGCAGGAAAGGCAATGAACGTGATTCAAGACGTTATGAAAACAACCTATGAGGCGGCAAAAAAATGCATACAGACAAATTACTATGGCGTCAAGAACGTAACCGAGGCGCTTCTTCCTTTGCTGCAGCGCTCCACCTCAGGAGCCCGGATCGTCAATGTTACTTCCGTGAGTGGGGTATTATCG CGCATCCCTGATGAGCAAAGAAGGGAAGAACTCGGAGATATAGAGAATCTAACGGAGGAGAAAATCGACAAAATCCTGGAACAGTTTCTGCAGGATGTGCAACGAGATGCAATCGAAGCCAACGGATGGCATAAGAAGCTACCGGCTTACAGTATATCGAAGGTAACCCTAAATGCCTATACCAGACTTGTTGCTAAGAAGCATCCGAATATGTATGTAAACTGTGTGCACCCGGGATACGTGGACACCGATCTCAACTGGCACACAGGGCCAATGACCGTGGAAGACGGGGCTCGAGGCCCCGTCATGCTGGCTCTACTACCCGACGGAGGTCCTACCGGATGCTATTTCGACCAAACAAATGTTGCTCATTTCTGA
- the LOC131017599 gene encoding (+)-neomenthol dehydrogenase-like isoform X3 — protein sequence MELNHPPTRCAVVTGANKGIGFETVRQLAAAGVTVVLTARNEKRGVEAVNLLQQSGLSNVLFHQLDVQDAHSIHSLAQFIQTQFQSLDILVNNAAATGVEVDEDGLRARNINLETWLAGKAMNVIQDVMKTTYEAAKKCIQTNYYGVKNVTEALLPLLQRSTSGARIVNVTSVSGVLSRIPDEQRREELGDIENLTEEKIDKILEQFLQDVQRDAIEANGWHKKLPAYSISKVTLNAYTRLVAKKHPNMYVNCVHPGYVDTDLNWHTGPMTVEDGARGPVMLALLPDGGPTGCYFDQTNVAHF from the exons ATGCGCGGTGGTCACCGGAGCAAACAAGGGCATTGGTTTCGAGACAGTCCGGCAGCTGGCGGCGGCTGGCGTCACCGTGGTTTTGACGGCCAGAAATGAGAAGCGGGGCGTGGAAGCCGTCAACCTGCTGCAACAATCGGGTCTCTCCAATGTACTATTCCATCAGCTTGACGTACAAGATGCCCACAGCATACACTCCCTCGCCCAATTCATCCAAACGCAATTCCAAAGCCTCGATATTTTG GTTAACAATGCTGCAGCTACTGGGGTAGAAGTTGATGAAGATGGCCTGAGGGCTAGAAATATCAACCTCGAAACATGG CTAGCAGGAAAGGCAATGAACGTGATTCAAGACGTTATGAAAACAACCTATGAGGCGGCAAAAAAATGCATACAGACAAATTACTATGGCGTCAAGAACGTAACCGAGGCGCTTCTTCCTTTGCTGCAGCGCTCCACCTCAGGAGCCCGGATCGTCAATGTTACTTCCGTGAGTGGGGTATTATCG CGCATCCCTGATGAGCAAAGAAGGGAAGAACTCGGAGATATAGAGAATCTAACGGAGGAGAAAATCGACAAAATCCTGGAACAGTTTCTGCAGGATGTGCAACGAGATGCAATCGAAGCCAACGGATGGCATAAGAAGCTACCGGCTTACAGTATATCGAAGGTAACCCTAAATGCCTATACCAGACTTGTTGCTAAGAAGCATCCGAATATGTATGTAAACTGTGTGCACCCGGGATACGTGGACACCGATCTCAACTGGCACACAGGGCCAATGACCGTGGAAGACGGGGCTCGAGGCCCCGTCATGCTGGCTCTACTACCCGACGGAGGTCCTACCGGATGCTATTTCGACCAAACAAATGTTGCTCATTTCTGA